A DNA window from Ctenopharyngodon idella isolate HZGC_01 chromosome 10, HZGC01, whole genome shotgun sequence contains the following coding sequences:
- the LOC127520643 gene encoding complement factor H-like isoform X3 — protein MRSILVVFCVWICFSVDASTPNDCSKIPEVENAEVSQSSRKDNYTDGDKLEYNCKPGYASPLKITYNCTDNKWTKLRGGNCSLKRCELPEDIPNGRYTIVSGSAFVFGTTIKYICNDDYQMMSRFDTRTCQEGGWDNQLPACEEISCVADSTEENVRVEGLPENDGLIRYGHRLTFSCSDYGWILQGPKEITCQSNGQWSGPFPKCVGATCPLNTAVGDLKMERFPDIEGPVKPRHKLIFSCNTEGLKLKGQREITCQSNGEWNSPFPKCEEVMCVAKLTVSMRSDRHPVPEVSVRPGHTITLSCVGRGVKLQGHSKITCLSDGQWGNPFPKCIGGKCGPPPKVNFADTTEITKKEYDSGEKVEYSCFNKYTLVQRHPYSKYLTCEHGEWRGNIKCLKPCSVTVEKMDERGIQLRWRGREKIFSPHRDRIIFSCKSGKSSTGIDLTQTCNDGEMTLPLCV, from the exons ATGAGATCAAttcttgttgttttttgtgtttgGATATGCTTTAGCGTTGATGCATCGACACCGAATG ATTGCTCTAAGATCCCAGAGGTGGAGAATGCAGAAGTTTCTCAAAGCTCAAGGAAGGACAACTACACTGATGGTGATAAACTTGAATACAACTGCAAACCTGGCTATGCATCTCCGCTAAAAATCACCTACAATTGCACGGATAATAAATGGACTAAATTGCGTGGTGGAAATTGTTCAC TCAAACGCTGTGAGCTGCCTGAAGATATTCCAAATGGTCGATACACTATTGTCAGTGGTAGTGCCTTTGTTTTTGGAACAACCATCAAGTACATCTGCAATGATGA CTACCAGATGATGAGTCGATTTGACACCAGAACATGTCAGGAGGGTGGATGGGACAATCAATTACCTGCATGTGAAG agatatCGTGTGTCGCAGACAGCACAGAGGAAAACGTCAGAGTCGAGGGGCTCCCTGAAAATGATGGTTTAATCAGATATGGACACAGGTTGACATTTTCATGTAGTGATTATGGATGGATTTTACAAGGACCAAAAGAAATCACCTGCCAGTCGAATGGGCAGTGGAGCGGCCCATTTCCTAAATGTGTAG GGGCAACGTGTCCTCTAAACACAGCAGTGGGAGACTTAAAAATGGAGCGATTCCCTGATATTGAGGGTCCTGTCAAACCTAGACACAAGTTAATATTTTCATGCAATACAGAAGGGCTGAAATTAAAAGGACAGAGAGAAATCACCTGTCAGTCAAATGGAGAATGGAACAGCCCTTTTCCTAAATGTGAAG AGGTAATGTGTGTTGCAAAGCTGACAGTGAGCATGAGATCAGACAGACACCCGGTGCCTGAGGTTTCAGTCAGACCTGGACACACAATAACTCTTTCATGTGTTGGGAGGGGAGTGAAACTACAAGGACATAGCAAAATCACCTGCTTGTCAGATGGACAATGGGGCAACCCATTCCCTAAATGTATAGGAG GGAAATGTGGGCCACCACCAAAGGTGAACTTTGCAGATACAACAGAAATAACAAAAAAGGAATATGATTCAGGGGAGAAAGTTGAATACAGCTGCTTTAATAAATACACACTGGTTCAGCGTCACCCCTACTCCAAATACTTGACCTGTGAACATGGAGAATGGAGAGGGAATATTAAGTGCTTAA AGCCCTGTTCAGTGACGGTGGAGAAAATGGACGAAAGAGGTATACAGCTGCGATGGCGTGGACGGGAAAAGATATTCTCACCACATAGGGATAGAATCATCTTTAGTTGTAAGAGCGGCAAATCTTCAACAGGCATTGACCTAACACAAACATGTAATGATGGAGAGATGACTTTGCCTCTCTGTGTGTGA
- the LOC127520643 gene encoding complement factor H-like isoform X1, with protein MRSILVVFCVWICFSVDASTPNADCSKIPEVENAEVSQSSRKDNYTDGDKLEYNCKPGYASPLKITYNCTDNKWTKLRGGNCSLKRCELPEDIPNGRYTIVSGSAFVFGTTIKYICNDDYQMMSRFDTRTCQEGGWDNQLPACEEISCVADSTEENVRVEGLPENDGLIRYGHRLTFSCSDYGWILQGPKEITCQSNGQWSGPFPKCVGATCPLNTAVGDLKMERFPDIEGPVKPRHKLIFSCNTEGLKLKGQREITCQSNGEWNSPFPKCEEVMCVAKLTVSMRSDRHPVPEVSVRPGHTITLSCVGRGVKLQGHSKITCLSDGQWGNPFPKCIGGKCGPPPKVNFADTTEITKKEYDSGEKVEYSCFNKYTLVQRHPYSKYLTCEHGEWRGNIKCLKPCSVTVEKMDERGIQLRWRGREKIFSPHRDRIIFSCKSGKSSTGIDLTQTCNDGEMTLPLCV; from the exons ATGAGATCAAttcttgttgttttttgtgtttgGATATGCTTTAGCGTTGATGCATCGACACCGAATG CAGATTGCTCTAAGATCCCAGAGGTGGAGAATGCAGAAGTTTCTCAAAGCTCAAGGAAGGACAACTACACTGATGGTGATAAACTTGAATACAACTGCAAACCTGGCTATGCATCTCCGCTAAAAATCACCTACAATTGCACGGATAATAAATGGACTAAATTGCGTGGTGGAAATTGTTCAC TCAAACGCTGTGAGCTGCCTGAAGATATTCCAAATGGTCGATACACTATTGTCAGTGGTAGTGCCTTTGTTTTTGGAACAACCATCAAGTACATCTGCAATGATGA CTACCAGATGATGAGTCGATTTGACACCAGAACATGTCAGGAGGGTGGATGGGACAATCAATTACCTGCATGTGAAG agatatCGTGTGTCGCAGACAGCACAGAGGAAAACGTCAGAGTCGAGGGGCTCCCTGAAAATGATGGTTTAATCAGATATGGACACAGGTTGACATTTTCATGTAGTGATTATGGATGGATTTTACAAGGACCAAAAGAAATCACCTGCCAGTCGAATGGGCAGTGGAGCGGCCCATTTCCTAAATGTGTAG GGGCAACGTGTCCTCTAAACACAGCAGTGGGAGACTTAAAAATGGAGCGATTCCCTGATATTGAGGGTCCTGTCAAACCTAGACACAAGTTAATATTTTCATGCAATACAGAAGGGCTGAAATTAAAAGGACAGAGAGAAATCACCTGTCAGTCAAATGGAGAATGGAACAGCCCTTTTCCTAAATGTGAAG AGGTAATGTGTGTTGCAAAGCTGACAGTGAGCATGAGATCAGACAGACACCCGGTGCCTGAGGTTTCAGTCAGACCTGGACACACAATAACTCTTTCATGTGTTGGGAGGGGAGTGAAACTACAAGGACATAGCAAAATCACCTGCTTGTCAGATGGACAATGGGGCAACCCATTCCCTAAATGTATAGGAG GGAAATGTGGGCCACCACCAAAGGTGAACTTTGCAGATACAACAGAAATAACAAAAAAGGAATATGATTCAGGGGAGAAAGTTGAATACAGCTGCTTTAATAAATACACACTGGTTCAGCGTCACCCCTACTCCAAATACTTGACCTGTGAACATGGAGAATGGAGAGGGAATATTAAGTGCTTAA AGCCCTGTTCAGTGACGGTGGAGAAAATGGACGAAAGAGGTATACAGCTGCGATGGCGTGGACGGGAAAAGATATTCTCACCACATAGGGATAGAATCATCTTTAGTTGTAAGAGCGGCAAATCTTCAACAGGCATTGACCTAACACAAACATGTAATGATGGAGAGATGACTTTGCCTCTCTGTGTGTGA
- the LOC127520646 gene encoding complement factor H-related protein 2-like, with protein MYGQRTIECLSNGKWDNPYPKCGAVSCVPDSTEENVRVEGLPENDGLVRYGHRLTFSCSDYGWILQGPNEITCQLNGQWSGPFPKCIGETCPLNTTVEDLKMERFPDIEGPVKPEHKLIFSCNREGLKLKGQREITCQPNGEWSSPFPKCEEVMCVAKLTVNMRSDGHPGPEVSVRPGRTITLSCVGRGVKLQGHSKITCLSDGQWGNPFPKCVGGKCGPPPKVNFADTTEITKKEYNSRERVEYSCFNKYTLVQSHPYSKYLTCEHGEWRGNIKCLKPCSVSVEEMDERGIQLRWAGQEKIFSPHGDEIEFRCKRGKYSIGSNLRQTCNDGEMNLPLCV; from the exons ATGTACGGCCAACGAACAATTGAATGCCTGTCAAATGGAAAATGGGATAACCCATATCCAAAATGTGGAG cgGTATCGTGTGTCCCAGACAGCACAGAGGAAAACGTCAGAGTCGAGGGGCTCCCTGAAAATGATGGTTTAGTCAGATATGGACACAGGTTGACATTTTCATGTAGTGATTATGGATGGATTTTACAAGGACCAAATGAAATCACCTGCCAGTTGAATGGGCAATGGAGCGGTCCATTTCCTAAATGTATAG GGGAAACGTGTCCTCTAAACACAACAGTGGAAGACTTAAAAATGGAGCGATTCCCTGATATTGAGGGTCCcgtcaaacctgaacacaagTTAATATTTTCATGCAATAGAGAAGGGCTGAAATTAAAAGGACAGAGAGAAATCACCTGTCAGCCAAATGGAGAATGGAGCAGCCCTTTTCCTAAATGTGAAG AGGTAATGTGTGTTGCAAAGCTGACAGTGAACATGAGATCAGACGGACACCCGGGGCCTGAGGTTTCAGTCAGACCTGGACGCACAATAACTCTTTCATGTGTTGGGAGGGGAGTGAAACTACAAGGACATAGCAAAATCACCTGCTTGTCAGATGGACAATGGGGCAACCCATTCCCTAAATGTGTAGGAG GGAAATGTGGGCCACCACCAAAGGTGAACTTTGCAGATACAACAGAAATAACAAAAAAGGAATATAATTCAAGAGAGAGAGTTGAATACAGCTGCTTTAATAAATACACACTGGTTCAGAGTCACCCCTACTCCAAATACTTGACCTGTGAACATGGAGAATGGAGAGGGAATATTAAGTGTTTAA AGCCCTGTTCAGTGTCTGTGGAGGAAATGGATGAACGAGGTATACAGCTGCGATGGGCTGGACAGGAAAAGATATTCTCACCACATGGGGATGAAATCGAATTCCGTTGTAAGAGAGGCAAATATTCAATAGGCAGTAACCTAAGACAAACATGTAATGATGGAGAGATGAATTTGCCTCTCTGTGTGTGA